A stretch of Flavobacterium sp. N1994 DNA encodes these proteins:
- a CDS encoding BatD family protein has protein sequence MKRSIVLLFLVTNSLLAQVQFEAKVSKNSLGVNERLRIDFTMNADGDNFVPPNFEACGFKVVGGPSQSVSQSWINGRSSFNKSYIYILLPTQKGALTIRQASIEINGQTYKTSPVRVNVTNAVEIPKDPNEAPAISADDNIYLVADISKANPYLNEPITVVYKLYFSYNIGISNWRELNKPKYNDFWSQNIDIKQLVAQDGTFKGERYRYVVLRKTVLYPQKSGKLEIEPLSLDIDCQVPTNRRNFWGQPLMTEDSKRVSAGSKVINVRALPESGKPEDFSGAVGHFDFQVKPSKTLLKNGESLDLDVSVVGTGNLKLFTLPKPVMPSALEMYDPVHDENVSTPLTGMTGRISDKYTIIPQDKGNYQIKPLRFTYFDLGSSSYKTITSKPITITVLDGPGVANSEKTNSNETTKSKPEVAKTFAYNKQVAHLEPIKKDGFLGSGLFYSLMALPFLAIPFFIVGKKRKEASDNDIVGNKIKKSNALAKKYLGDAKKHLGNKEPFYIALEKAMHNFLKAKLNIETSEMSKEKISELLLSRKANVTTVAEFIHLTENCELARYAQSSETAIQQDYDKAVEIISELEKQLK, from the coding sequence ATGAAAAGGAGCATAGTATTATTGTTTTTAGTGACAAATTCCCTTTTGGCCCAAGTACAATTTGAGGCAAAAGTGAGCAAGAATTCTTTGGGAGTAAATGAGCGTCTTCGTATTGATTTTACGATGAATGCTGATGGTGATAATTTTGTGCCACCTAATTTTGAAGCCTGTGGTTTTAAAGTCGTTGGCGGACCAAGTCAATCGGTAAGTCAATCCTGGATTAATGGGAGAAGTTCGTTTAACAAATCCTACATCTACATTTTACTACCGACGCAAAAAGGAGCATTAACGATTAGACAAGCTTCCATCGAAATTAATGGTCAGACTTATAAAACATCTCCTGTAAGAGTCAATGTGACAAATGCTGTTGAAATTCCCAAAGATCCCAACGAAGCGCCAGCCATTAGCGCCGATGACAATATTTATTTAGTTGCCGATATTTCAAAAGCCAATCCTTACCTCAACGAACCTATAACAGTTGTTTACAAATTATACTTCAGTTATAACATCGGTATCTCAAACTGGCGCGAGTTAAACAAACCAAAATACAATGATTTTTGGAGCCAAAATATTGACATCAAACAATTAGTTGCTCAAGACGGCACATTCAAAGGAGAACGCTATCGTTATGTTGTATTGAGAAAAACGGTATTATATCCACAAAAATCAGGAAAACTAGAAATCGAACCTTTATCTCTTGATATTGATTGTCAAGTGCCAACCAATAGAAGAAATTTTTGGGGACAACCCTTGATGACTGAAGACAGTAAACGTGTTTCTGCAGGAAGCAAAGTAATCAACGTTAGAGCTTTACCAGAATCTGGAAAACCTGAGGATTTTTCGGGAGCTGTGGGTCATTTTGATTTTCAAGTAAAACCATCGAAAACACTATTGAAAAACGGAGAATCTTTAGATTTGGATGTTAGTGTGGTTGGTACCGGAAACCTAAAACTATTCACGCTACCAAAACCTGTTATGCCTTCCGCTTTAGAAATGTATGATCCTGTTCACGATGAAAATGTTTCGACTCCGCTTACTGGAATGACAGGAAGAATTTCTGATAAATACACTATAATTCCACAAGACAAAGGCAACTATCAAATAAAACCTCTGCGTTTTACCTATTTTGATTTGGGTTCTTCAAGTTATAAAACCATAACATCCAAACCTATAACTATTACGGTTTTAGATGGTCCTGGTGTGGCCAATTCAGAAAAAACAAATTCAAACGAGACAACAAAATCCAAACCAGAAGTGGCTAAAACGTTTGCTTACAACAAACAAGTGGCTCATTTGGAACCTATTAAAAAAGACGGCTTCTTAGGCTCGGGATTGTTTTACTCCTTGATGGCTTTGCCGTTTTTAGCCATCCCGTTTTTTATAGTGGGTAAAAAGAGAAAAGAGGCTTCTGATAATGACATTGTTGGCAACAAAATCAAAAAATCTAATGCTTTGGCTAAAAAATATTTGGGCGACGCCAAAAAACATTTGGGTAACAAAGAGCCATTTTATATTGCATTAGAAAAAGCCATGCACAACTTCTTAAAAGCCAAATTAAACATCGAGACTTCGGAGATGAGCAAAGAAAAAATAAGCGAATTATTGCTTTCGCGAAAAGCAAATGTTACAACCGTTGCTGAATTTATTCACTTAACCGAAAACTGTGAGTTGGCCCGTTATGCGCAATCTTCTGAAACCGCTATTCAGCAAGATTATGACAAGGCGGTAGAAATTATTTCTGAACTAGAAAAGCAATTAAAATAA
- a CDS encoding BatD family protein has protein sequence MKSKFALFLFLLSMALWAQPKVTTSVNVTKNKIGAEFKLTLKTDVDTLSKVKFPEAKNFGALEVIQSYKIDTVKNGARYELIKKYGLTQFDSGKYVIPRIPVLINGKPSFSDSIKVEVNNVKVDTLKQKMYDIKDIAIVDKPLGSWWIYLLILIAIGVIGFFIYKFIKKRQSQPKVEEIVFKSPIEKATTLLQQLEGKELWQKGEIKHYYSELTDIARNYIEEEIHIPAMESTTSELIEGLRKAAKQKKLKLSNETVENLEKVLKQADLVKFAKVKPLDFEIEEDKKRISSSIVTIHKSIPEIVEEDDELTQWNEQQKELARLQKLKKQKRVRIITTIGIVMGMLLIFVLGVAYFKGTEYLRDNILGHPTKDLVEGEWVYSEYGNPGVKVETPKVLKRIDAEKMLPKDAAAIIKEMQTFVYGSILEDFSITVSTVTYKQPMKMDLDKTAENYLNLMESQGAQNIIVKTEDFDTQQGITGKKAYGTMTVLNKIKGKSTKMYYELLLFGQDDGLQEILVMHREEDKYGQQIAERMLNSVELQTAK, from the coding sequence ATGAAAAGTAAATTTGCTTTATTTTTATTCTTATTGTCGATGGCGCTTTGGGCACAACCTAAAGTGACAACTTCTGTCAATGTTACTAAAAACAAAATCGGAGCCGAATTCAAATTAACTTTGAAAACGGATGTCGATACATTGTCTAAAGTTAAATTCCCAGAAGCTAAGAATTTTGGCGCTTTAGAAGTAATTCAATCCTATAAAATTGACACCGTTAAAAATGGTGCACGTTATGAATTGATTAAAAAATACGGACTGACACAATTCGATTCAGGAAAATATGTTATCCCAAGAATTCCTGTGTTGATAAATGGTAAACCATCGTTTTCTGATAGTATCAAAGTAGAAGTTAACAACGTTAAAGTCGATACATTGAAACAAAAAATGTATGACATTAAAGATATTGCGATTGTAGATAAGCCTCTTGGCTCTTGGTGGATTTATCTTTTGATTTTAATTGCTATTGGAGTTATTGGATTTTTTATCTACAAATTCATCAAAAAAAGACAGAGTCAACCTAAAGTAGAAGAAATTGTTTTCAAATCTCCAATCGAAAAAGCTACTACTTTATTACAGCAATTGGAAGGAAAAGAACTTTGGCAAAAAGGAGAAATCAAACATTATTACTCGGAACTCACCGATATTGCTCGAAATTATATTGAAGAAGAAATTCATATTCCAGCCATGGAAAGTACTACTTCCGAACTTATTGAAGGGCTTCGAAAAGCTGCTAAACAAAAGAAATTAAAGCTTTCCAACGAAACAGTAGAGAATTTAGAAAAGGTATTAAAACAAGCCGATTTGGTAAAATTTGCCAAAGTTAAACCGCTTGATTTTGAAATTGAAGAGGACAAAAAACGAATTTCTAGCTCTATAGTAACCATTCACAAATCAATTCCAGAAATTGTGGAAGAAGATGATGAGTTGACACAATGGAACGAACAACAAAAAGAACTAGCGCGTTTACAAAAATTAAAAAAACAAAAACGAGTTCGAATCATTACCACCATCGGAATTGTAATGGGCATGTTATTGATTTTTGTCTTGGGTGTAGCATATTTCAAAGGAACCGAATACTTAAGGGATAATATTCTTGGACATCCAACCAAAGATTTAGTAGAAGGAGAATGGGTGTACAGTGAATATGGAAATCCTGGAGTTAAAGTAGAAACGCCAAAAGTCTTGAAAAGAATTGATGCAGAGAAAATGTTACCAAAAGATGCCGCTGCTATTATAAAAGAGATGCAAACTTTTGTTTACGGTAGTATTTTGGAAGACTTTAGCATTACGGTTTCTACCGTAACTTACAAGCAACCTATGAAAATGGATTTAGATAAAACAGCCGAAAATTATCTGAACCTAATGGAATCACAAGGGGCTCAAAATATTATCGTAAAGACGGAAGACTTTGATACACAACAAGGAATTACTGGTAAAAAAGCCTACGGAACTATGACTGTTTTAAATAAAATAAAAGGGAAATCAACCAAAATGTATTATGAATTGTTGCTATTCGGACAAGATGATGGTTTACAAGAAATCCTAGTAATGCATCGCGAAGAGGATAAATACGGTCAGCAAATTGCAGAGAGAATGTTGAACTCGGTTGAATTACAAACAGCGAAATAA
- a CDS encoding vWA domain-containing protein: MYELEEKWYLYFLIVIPVMAMLFLYIQFWKRKKQREFGDLELIKKLSPEKSVFKPILKLVVILLALTCLIIGLVNPKMGTKMETVKREGIEIIFAVDVSKSMLAEDVAPSRLEKSKQLVSQIINNLGSDRIGIIAYSGSAFPVLPITSDYGVAKMFLQSMNPGMISAQGTSIDQAINLATTYVDKKDKTNKLLIIITDGEDHSDSAADAAEEAKKVGLKILTIGVGTEKGGTIPLKRNGVVESFQRDQNGEVVITKRNAEVLKTIAKNSGGGYVDGNSTKEVLGYVKNALDNIQKTEFESTQMADFKSQFQWFLGFGFFLLLLDVFLLDKKTKWVKKMNLFNEKE; this comes from the coding sequence ATGTACGAGTTAGAAGAAAAATGGTATTTGTATTTCTTGATTGTCATTCCAGTAATGGCAATGCTTTTCTTGTATATCCAATTCTGGAAAAGAAAGAAACAACGCGAATTTGGTGATTTAGAATTAATCAAAAAACTAAGTCCTGAAAAATCAGTTTTTAAGCCAATATTGAAGTTAGTTGTTATTTTATTAGCGTTAACTTGTTTGATTATTGGTTTGGTAAATCCAAAAATGGGAACCAAAATGGAAACGGTAAAACGTGAGGGAATAGAGATTATTTTTGCCGTTGACGTTTCAAAAAGTATGTTGGCAGAAGATGTGGCTCCAAGTCGTTTGGAAAAAAGCAAACAATTGGTTTCTCAAATCATCAACAATTTAGGTAGCGACCGAATTGGAATTATTGCTTATTCTGGTAGTGCTTTCCCTGTATTACCTATTACATCAGATTATGGTGTGGCTAAAATGTTCTTGCAAAGTATGAATCCCGGCATGATTTCGGCACAAGGAACATCCATTGATCAAGCGATAAATTTGGCCACAACGTACGTGGATAAAAAGGATAAAACTAACAAACTTTTAATCATCATTACCGATGGTGAAGATCATTCTGATAGCGCTGCAGATGCTGCTGAAGAAGCAAAAAAAGTTGGGTTGAAAATATTGACAATTGGGGTTGGAACCGAAAAAGGAGGAACTATTCCATTAAAACGAAATGGTGTTGTGGAGAGTTTTCAACGGGACCAAAATGGGGAAGTTGTGATTACCAAACGAAATGCAGAAGTTTTAAAAACCATTGCTAAAAACTCTGGAGGAGGCTATGTTGATGGAAATTCTACTAAAGAGGTTCTAGGTTATGTGAAAAATGCATTAGATAATATTCAAAAAACAGAATTTGAAAGCACCCAAATGGCCGATTTTAAATCACAATTTCAATGGTTCTTAGGATTTGGATTTTTCTTATTGCTTTTAGATGTTTTCTTGTTGGATAAAAAAACCAAATGGGTGAAAAAGATGAACTTATTTAACGAAAAGGAATAA
- a CDS encoding vWA domain-containing protein: MKEVSFLNPEFFWLFLVLPAALVWYIWKRKQQSATLKISSVKGFKAQKSLLAKLKPILFVLRLLALSSLIIAMARPRKVDISSQTKSTKGIDIVMAIDVSGSMLAKDLKPNRMEALKSVAENFVKGRPNDRIGIVVYASEAYTKTPVTSDKAIVQQAIQSIKYDNVLQDGTGIGMGLTTAVNRLKDSKAKSKVIILLTDGVNNAGFIEPETASQIAREYGIKVYTIGIGTNGNAMFPYAYAPGGGFLFKMMPVEIDVNLLQTIAKNTGGKYFRASSNSKLEAIYNEINKLETTEIQELKFYDYDEKYRPFVWIAGILVLIEFGLRNTIYRSFI, translated from the coding sequence ATGAAAGAGGTAAGCTTTTTAAATCCTGAATTTTTCTGGTTGTTTTTAGTACTTCCAGCTGCCCTTGTTTGGTACATCTGGAAAAGAAAACAGCAATCGGCTACTTTAAAAATAAGCTCAGTGAAAGGTTTCAAAGCTCAAAAGTCTTTGTTAGCTAAATTGAAACCCATTTTGTTTGTATTGAGATTATTAGCGTTAAGCTCTTTGATTATTGCCATGGCTCGACCAAGAAAGGTAGATATCAGTAGCCAAACCAAATCCACTAAAGGAATTGATATAGTAATGGCGATTGACGTTTCGGGAAGTATGTTAGCTAAAGATTTAAAGCCAAACCGAATGGAAGCTTTGAAAAGTGTGGCGGAAAACTTTGTTAAAGGAAGACCTAATGATAGAATCGGAATTGTGGTTTATGCCTCTGAAGCTTACACCAAAACTCCAGTTACAAGTGATAAAGCCATAGTTCAGCAAGCGATTCAAAGTATCAAATATGATAATGTTTTGCAAGATGGAACGGGAATCGGGATGGGATTGACCACAGCGGTTAATCGATTAAAGGATAGCAAAGCCAAAAGTAAAGTGATTATTCTTTTGACCGATGGGGTAAACAATGCAGGATTTATAGAGCCAGAAACCGCTTCTCAAATAGCACGTGAATATGGAATAAAAGTGTACACTATCGGAATTGGAACCAATGGGAATGCGATGTTCCCTTATGCTTATGCGCCTGGTGGTGGCTTTTTATTCAAAATGATGCCTGTTGAAATTGATGTGAATTTGTTGCAAACGATTGCTAAAAATACTGGTGGAAAATATTTTAGAGCTAGTAGTAATAGTAAATTAGAAGCTATTTATAACGAAATCAACAAACTAGAAACCACTGAAATTCAAGAGTTGAAATTCTATGATTACGACGAAAAATACAGACCGTTTGTTTGGATTGCTGGAATTTTAGTTTTGATTGAATTTGGTTTACGAAACACAATTTATAGAAGTTTTATCTAA
- a CDS encoding tetratricopeptide repeat protein, which translates to MKKLFLYSLVLISFLAKAQDKEKDTHLPEGNDSFAEKKYADAEAEYRISDAKNPKKAIAAYNLGNAIYRQNQAAEAKYHYAKALKMAKTRAEKHQAFHNIGNTFMKDKDYSNAVEAYKNALRNNPADEETRYNYALAKEYLKNNPPKKDGNKNKDKKDDKKDDKKDGKDKDKDKKDDDKKDGKDKDKDKKEGDKDKDKKDDKNQNDGQPKPQPGGISKQRLENLLDAVNNEEKKIQEKVNKQKVQANPKKTDKDW; encoded by the coding sequence ATGAAAAAGTTGTTTTTATATAGTTTAGTTCTGATTTCTTTTTTGGCAAAAGCCCAAGACAAGGAAAAAGATACCCATTTGCCTGAAGGAAACGATTCTTTTGCAGAAAAAAAATATGCCGATGCTGAAGCAGAATACAGAATTTCTGATGCTAAAAATCCAAAAAAAGCAATTGCTGCTTATAATCTAGGAAATGCCATTTACCGCCAAAATCAAGCTGCCGAAGCTAAATATCATTACGCCAAAGCATTGAAAATGGCCAAAACAAGAGCAGAGAAACATCAAGCATTTCATAATATAGGAAACACTTTTATGAAAGATAAAGATTATTCCAATGCTGTTGAAGCTTATAAAAATGCTTTGCGCAATAATCCTGCTGACGAAGAAACGCGTTACAATTACGCTTTAGCAAAAGAATATCTTAAAAACAATCCGCCTAAAAAAGACGGCAATAAAAATAAAGACAAAAAGGACGATAAGAAAGACGACAAAAAAGACGGTAAAGACAAAGACAAGGATAAAAAGGACGACGATAAGAAAGACGGAAAAGATAAAGACAAGGATAAAAAAGAAGGCGATAAGGATAAAGACAAAAAAGACGATAAAAATCAAAACGATGGTCAACCTAAACCTCAACCAGGAGGAATTTCGAAACAACGTTTAGAAAATTTATTGGATGCCGTAAATAATGAGGAGAAAAAAATTCAGGAAAAAGTAAACAAACAAAAAGTACAAGCCAACCCTAAAAAAACTGATAAAGATTGGTAG